AACTACGTTGTCAGCACGGGCCATAGAACAGAGGGGTAGACATACAATAATCGAAGATCCCTGTATGGAACGTCACCCTATTATCCCAGATGGCCACGGCGTTCGGCGTCCACTTCCACCGCACCTGATACTCATAGGCCTCCGCGATGGTGCGATATAGCGTATCTAACAGCGCATCGCTGACCCTCTTCTCAATACCGATGATCTCCTTGGTAAAGTTCTCGTTGACGTAGAGCGTTTTCCATTTCGTGACGGGGTGCGTCCGGACGACGGGATGCTTTTCTGGTCAATACCTGAACAGTCACCACGTAAAGGGCAGTTTAACTCACAATTGTCTCGATCGGATCCCGCCGCAGACAGCCGTTTGTCTTGAGCGCCTTCTCCGCTTGCTCCAGCCCGCTATGCTTCGCCTCGAGCGTCTCCAGAAATGCCCTCAATTTGGGCGACAGCGCTAAACTGTCAGCATTCTCCATGAAGAACCGTTGCAACCGACATACACTCATACAAAGCATACCCACTCGCCCAGACCGTATCACCCCCGGCGAGACTCCCTCCTGgcccagcagcaggcagGGTATCCATTCGCAGCATGGTCAGACCAGGCGGCTGCAATTCGTAACTAACATCAGAATGCCAGATCTGATGCGAGCGGCCATTCACCGCCGTCCGGTCCTTGTAGATGGGGTGCACCCAGGGGAGATCGGGGATGATACCCGCCATCTGGTGGATGTGTAGCTCTCCGAAATACGCCGCGAAAGCGATCTGCTCATGCACATCCATGTCCTGGTCTCGGAAGAAAACAACGCCCCGCTCGGCGACTAGTAGCGCCAGGTCATCTTTTTGGGCCGGAGTGAGGGCCGTGAGCTGCAGGCCTGCGATCTCGGTGCCGATGTCCGGCGTGAGGTGGATGATTTCCGTtgcggcggagaggaggcGCGATTTGGAGGGATCGGCATAGTGTCCGCGGTCGGTGAAGGGGTGCAAGGTGAGATTGGGGAGCTTGAAGGGGGTGTAGTTCGGATACTCTAGGCCTGCCGCACGGACAGACTCCAGGGGGGAGACACCCCGGGGGGTGTGGTAGTTCAAGTGGGGGAGGTTGGCCGGTTTGGAAGGTAGCTGCACTTCTTTGGCAGTCATTTTGGTGATACTGTTGTCTGGCATGCTAAGAAGGATTTCGACTACTTTATAGCAGCAGGTAACTCCGGTGGGATGCTGCTTGTTGGTGGTCTGCTCGCGTCATCCAAGCAAATTTGGCGTTTTTCGGATTGCTACAGACACAATTCGCTATCAACATGAAACCACTAACTATCGAACAAAAAATCCAACCGCTTATTCCCCTCATCCGTAGTCGTCTCGAGATACTCTGCCTTCTGAATCTCACTCATCGCCTCCCAGCGTTGCTTCTTCCACCGATTCCTGGCAACATAGTAGCCCTTGGCCAACATGTACGCCACGATCGTGGCAACATTGATTGCAATCAACTGTGAATTCCCCCTCCGGTAGTACGGCTTATCGTCCTCGCGGTAGATATTTGACGAGGCGATCCCAGACAGCTGGATGGTGATGTTGTACAGTGCGGCGCTGACTGTGCGTGTGCGAACAGCGTTGCTCAGCCGCGAGCACCATCCAGCATGTGCTGCATGCGGGGAGGGCCAGCCCAGGAGCACAAAGGTGACTGCGTAGAGGCCCCAGTGAGAGAGGGCTTCGACGGAAGTGTATAGGACGATCAGAAGCGGGAGCGACCAGAGTTGTGTGAGGATGCCAATGGCTGCGATCTGGTGGAAGCGTTCAGTGAACTCAGTGACAACCAGTAGATTGAATGCCGCGAAGACGGTGACGGGAATGCCCAGCAGGGTCGTCTGGAATGTCGAGAAGCCGATGGCCCGAAGCGAAAGACTTAGGTAGGATTTCGGCGGGGAGGTTGGGATCTCGAACAACATGCCAATAATGTAGATGGGCCAGAGGTCATAATCCTTGAGACTGCGCCAGAGCATCCCTATGCTCAGCGCCTGTCGGTTATGCATATCACCTTTGGACGGGTCGTCGCGCAGGACTCGGTTGAcgatgatcttctcctcgcgTTCGGTGAAGTACCCCTTCGGGTTCCACCAGGTGGCTGTCTGGGTTGGGCCAGGGATAAGGAACAGAAAGCTCAAAACGCCAATAATCAAACTGATCAGTGCCTCGATGAGGAAAAGCCACCGCCAACCGGCTCGTCCCGCCACGCCGCGCATGTGCAGCACCCCGTACGCGATGAAAGAGGCTATCACCCCGGAAATGGAGTCGACAAACCAAAAGAAAGCGAGGCGCAGCGGCATCTCGGTCTTCTTGTAGAAGTAGGAGAGGTACAGGATTGCGTCGGGAATGAAGCCGCCCATGAAGAACCCGAGGAAGAACCGGCAAGCGAAAAACCCCGCCCGATTGTGGATGAAGAACTGTCCTCCCGAGGCCAGACTCCAAAGTATGATCTGCACGGGGATCCAACGATCAGGCCCAAGTCGCTTGCCGACCATCTGAGAGGGTATTTCTGAAATCAGAAATCCGATCCGGTACATGTTCTGCGCGTTATTAAAGTCGTTGGTGTTGATGTGCAGGTCCTGCAGAAGACTATCGGCAGATGCATTACCTAGGTTTCCGCGGTCAAGGTTAAGGCCGAAAAACA
The Aspergillus fumigatus Af293 chromosome 4, whole genome shotgun sequence DNA segment above includes these coding regions:
- a CDS encoding TauD/TfdA dioxygenase family protein; amino-acid sequence: MPDNSITKMTAKEVQLPSKPANLPHLNYHTPRGVSPLESVRAAGLEYPNYTPFKLPNLTLHPFTDRGHYADPSKSRLLSAATEIIHLTPDIGTEIAGLQLTALTPAQKDDLALLVAERGVVFFRDQDMDVHEQIAFAAYFGELHIHQMAGIIPDLPWVHPIYKDRTAVNGRSHQIWHSDVSYELQPPGLTMLRMDTLPAAGPGGSLAGGDTVWASGYALYESLSPKLRAFLETLEAKHSGLEQAEKALKTNGCLRRDPIETIHPVVRTHPVTKWKTLYVNENFTKEIIGIEKRVSDALLDTLYRTIAEAYEYQVRWKWTPNAVAIWDNRVTFHTGIFDYCMSTPLFYGPC
- a CDS encoding putative MFS transporter, with protein sequence MLVSDKQEAKDGSNMHLSEPQEQWHSRSFLSLFERTRKVDLDATATTKSVFDDPVLAKYYLPHPQYENMHRFDADFRWTYREEIAVRRKTDLKIFLWILVMFFGLNLDRGNLGNASADSLLQDLHINTNDFNNAQNMYRIGFLISEIPSQMVGKRLGPDRWIPVQIILWSLASGGQFFIHNRAGFFACRFFLGFFMGGFIPDAILYLSYFYKKTEMPLRLAFFWFVDSISGVIASFIAYGVLHMRGVAGRAGWRWLFLIEALISLIIGVLSFLFLIPGPTQTATWWNPKGYFTEREEKIIVNRVLRDDPSKGDMHNRQALSIGMLWRSLKDYDLWPIYIIGMLFEIPTSPPKSYLSLSLRAIGFSTFQTTLLGIPVTVFAAFNLLVVTEFTERFHQIAAIGILTQLWSLPLLIVLYTSVEALSHWGLYAVTFVLLGWPSPHAAHAGWCSRLSNAVRTRTVSAALYNITIQLSGIASSNIYREDDKPYYRRGNSQLIAINVATIVAYMLAKGYYVARNRWKKQRWEAMSEIQKAEYLETTTDEGNKRLDFLFDS